In a single window of the Xylanimonas protaetiae genome:
- a CDS encoding phosphate ABC transporter substrate-binding protein PstS: protein MKTSRAARAGSIALAASLALTLAACGSDDPLGVAGIELPGGGITVEGPPVVGTFAGAGASSIEAAMDAWRAQFQGAHVSANVNYDPIGSGGGRRQFIAGGAVFAGSDQVLTDSEIDDSRAVCGPEGAIDLPIYVSPIAVTFNLPGIDTVNLSPANMARIFTGDLTRWDDPDIVADNPDITLPDLAITPVHRSDDSGTTANFVDYLATVAPDVWTWDVSGVWPMTGGDSAQGTSGVVNAVQQTVGAITYADASRVGALGTAAILVGGEWVGVSAEGAAIAVDASPLHEGRHEHDLAIAIDRGTDVPGAYPLVLVSFGVVCLNYEREADAHFVREFMSFIASEAGQQIAATVAGSAPISASLAGDIKTSLAAITSSEGTQ from the coding sequence CTGAAGACCAGCCGCGCGGCCCGGGCCGGCAGCATCGCGCTCGCCGCGTCGCTCGCGCTGACGCTCGCCGCGTGCGGCTCCGACGACCCGCTCGGCGTCGCCGGCATCGAGCTTCCCGGCGGCGGCATCACCGTCGAGGGCCCGCCGGTCGTCGGCACCTTCGCCGGCGCGGGCGCGTCCTCGATCGAGGCGGCCATGGACGCCTGGCGCGCCCAGTTCCAGGGCGCCCACGTGAGCGCGAACGTCAACTACGACCCGATCGGCTCGGGCGGCGGCCGCCGCCAGTTCATCGCGGGCGGCGCCGTCTTCGCGGGCTCCGACCAGGTGCTCACCGACTCCGAGATCGACGACTCGCGTGCCGTCTGCGGCCCCGAGGGCGCCATCGACCTGCCGATCTACGTGTCGCCCATCGCGGTGACCTTCAACCTGCCGGGCATCGACACGGTCAACCTGTCGCCCGCCAACATGGCCCGCATCTTCACCGGGGACCTCACCCGCTGGGACGACCCGGACATCGTCGCCGACAACCCCGACATCACCCTGCCGGACCTGGCGATCACGCCCGTGCACCGTTCGGACGACTCGGGCACCACGGCCAACTTCGTCGACTACCTCGCCACCGTCGCCCCCGACGTGTGGACCTGGGACGTCTCCGGCGTCTGGCCGATGACGGGCGGCGACTCGGCCCAGGGCACCTCGGGCGTCGTCAACGCCGTGCAGCAGACCGTCGGCGCGATCACCTACGCCGACGCCTCGCGCGTCGGCGCGCTCGGCACCGCCGCGATCCTTGTCGGCGGCGAGTGGGTGGGCGTCTCCGCCGAGGGTGCCGCCATCGCCGTCGACGCGTCGCCGCTGCACGAGGGCCGCCACGAGCACGACCTCGCGATCGCCATCGACCGCGGCACCGACGTGCCCGGCGCCTACCCGCTGGTGCTCGTCTCGTTCGGCGTCGTCTGCCTCAACTACGAGCGTGAGGCCGACGCCCACTTCGTGCGCGAGTTCATGTCGTTCATCGCCTCGGAGGCCGGTCAGCAGATCGCCGCCACCGTCGCGGGCTCCGCGCCGATCTCCGCAAGCCTCGCCGGGGACATCAAGACCTCGCTGGCCGCCATCACCTCCTCCGAAGGAACGCAGTGA
- the pstB gene encoding phosphate ABC transporter ATP-binding protein PstB yields the protein MAQRIDVKDLNIYYGDFLAVEGVSMAIEPRSVTAFIGPSGCGKSTFLRSINRMHEVIPGARVEGEILLEGVDLYGAGVDPVAVRRNIGMVFQRPNPFPTMSIRDNVLAGVKLNNKKISRSDADELVESSLRGANLWNEVKDRLDKPGSGLSGGQQQRLCIARAIAVKPSVLLMDEPCSALDPISTLAIEDLIQELKSEYTIVIVTHNMQQAARVSDKTAFFNIAGTGKPGKLIEMDDTATIFSAPREKATEDYVSGRFG from the coding sequence ATGGCACAGCGCATCGATGTGAAGGACCTGAACATCTACTACGGCGACTTCCTCGCCGTCGAGGGCGTGTCGATGGCGATCGAGCCCCGGTCGGTGACCGCGTTCATCGGCCCGTCGGGCTGCGGCAAGTCGACGTTCCTGCGCAGCATCAACCGCATGCACGAGGTCATCCCGGGCGCACGCGTCGAGGGCGAGATCCTCCTGGAGGGTGTGGACCTGTACGGCGCTGGCGTGGACCCGGTGGCGGTGCGCCGCAACATCGGCATGGTGTTCCAGCGGCCGAACCCGTTCCCGACGATGTCGATCCGCGACAACGTGCTGGCGGGCGTGAAGCTCAACAACAAGAAGATCAGCAGGTCGGACGCCGACGAGCTCGTCGAGTCCTCCCTACGCGGCGCGAACCTGTGGAACGAGGTCAAGGACCGCCTCGACAAGCCCGGCTCGGGCCTGTCGGGTGGTCAGCAGCAGCGTCTGTGCATCGCCCGCGCCATCGCGGTCAAGCCGTCCGTCCTGCTCATGGACGAGCCGTGCTCGGCCCTGGACCCGATCTCGACCCTCGCGATCGAGGACCTCATCCAGGAGCTGAAGTCCGAGTACACGATCGTCATCGTCACGCACAACATGCAGCAGGCCGCCCGCGTCTCCGACAAGACGGCGTTCTTCAACATCGCTGGCACCGGCAAGCCCGGCAAGCTCATCGAGATGGACGACACCGCCACCATCTTCTCCGCCCCGCGCGAGAAGGCGACCGAGGACTACGTCTCGGGCCGCTTCGGGTGA
- the pstA gene encoding phosphate ABC transporter permease PstA — protein MSATTSEATAATRALLSTADQHRRRTDRWMTGLVWAAFVLAATPLVSLLWTAVSNGIGRLNGDFLLFSMRNVYGGMDAGGAYHAIIGTLLITLGTAVISVPIGLLAAIYLVEYGRGPLARAVTFFVDVMTGIPSIVAGLFSFAVFAIFFGAGIRMGVMGSVALSLLMTPVVVRSCEEMLRLVPNELREASYALGVPKWLTIVKVVLRTSVAGLTTGVLLAVARVIGETAPLMIAVGSTASINTNLFSGSMETLPVFIYDQYKMGPVPCPATVQDCITSINFDRAWTAALTLVIVVVILNLLGRLVTRLFAPKLR, from the coding sequence ATGAGCGCGACGACGTCTGAGGCCACGGCCGCCACGAGGGCGCTGCTCTCCACCGCCGACCAGCACCGCCGGCGCACCGACCGCTGGATGACGGGCCTGGTGTGGGCGGCGTTCGTGCTGGCCGCGACGCCGCTCGTGTCCCTGCTGTGGACCGCCGTCAGCAACGGCATCGGGCGCCTGAACGGCGACTTCCTGCTGTTCTCGATGCGCAACGTCTACGGCGGCATGGACGCCGGCGGCGCCTACCACGCGATCATCGGCACGCTCCTGATCACGCTCGGCACGGCGGTCATCTCCGTCCCGATCGGCCTGCTCGCGGCGATCTACCTCGTCGAGTACGGCCGGGGCCCGCTGGCCCGGGCGGTGACGTTCTTCGTCGACGTCATGACGGGCATCCCGTCGATCGTCGCGGGTCTGTTCTCCTTCGCGGTCTTCGCCATCTTCTTCGGCGCGGGCATCCGCATGGGCGTCATGGGTTCCGTGGCCCTGTCGCTGCTCATGACCCCGGTGGTCGTGCGGTCCTGCGAGGAGATGCTGCGGCTCGTCCCCAACGAGCTGCGCGAGGCCTCGTACGCCCTCGGCGTGCCGAAGTGGCTCACCATCGTCAAGGTCGTGCTGCGCACGTCGGTGGCCGGCCTGACGACGGGCGTGCTGCTCGCCGTCGCGCGCGTCATCGGCGAGACGGCGCCGCTCATGATCGCGGTGGGCTCGACGGCGTCGATCAACACCAACCTGTTCAGCGGGAGCATGGAGACGCTCCCGGTGTTCATCTACGACCAGTACAAGATGGGCCCGGTCCCGTGCCCGGCGACGGTGCAGGACTGCATCACGTCCATCAACTTCGACCGCGCCTGGACCGCCGCTCTGACGCTGGTCATCGTCGTGGTCATCCTCAACCTCCTGGGTCGCCTCGTGACCCGCCTGTTCGCGCCGAAGCTGCGCTGA
- the pstC gene encoding phosphate ABC transporter permease subunit PstC, producing the protein MTSTASPSTLLEGDTRRRRGRGAERGFSRGFRWISTGSGITLLIVLAAVAIFLVQQAMPALTASSEDLVAQNVLPQGMTSLWQLILPLVFGTLLAALLALALATPVAVGIALFISHYAPRRVSAAVGYVVDLLAAIPSVVYGLWGGAVLAPFIRTFWTWIAETLSLLPGVEVRATATGRSVATAAVVLAVMILPIITAVSREVFKQTPRLHEEAALALGATEWEVIRTAVLPFGRSGVISAAMLGLGRALGETMAVLMILSPGILVSFQIFDAGQQQTIAAFIASQFPEAAGLRVNVLIATGLALFVITMLVNMAARWIVSRRKDFSGAN; encoded by the coding sequence GTGACTTCCACCGCCAGTCCCTCGACGCTCCTCGAGGGCGACACGCGCCGCCGTCGCGGCCGGGGAGCGGAGCGCGGCTTCAGCCGCGGGTTCCGCTGGATCTCCACCGGCTCGGGCATCACCCTGCTCATCGTCCTCGCGGCCGTCGCGATCTTCCTCGTGCAGCAGGCGATGCCCGCGCTGACCGCGAGCTCCGAGGACCTCGTCGCGCAGAACGTCCTGCCGCAGGGCATGACGTCGCTGTGGCAGCTCATCCTGCCGCTCGTCTTCGGCACGCTGCTCGCCGCGCTGCTCGCGCTCGCGCTCGCCACGCCCGTCGCCGTCGGCATCGCGCTGTTCATCTCGCACTACGCGCCGCGCCGCGTGTCCGCCGCCGTCGGCTACGTCGTCGACCTGCTCGCCGCGATCCCCTCGGTGGTCTACGGCCTGTGGGGCGGCGCCGTGCTCGCCCCCTTCATCCGCACCTTCTGGACGTGGATCGCCGAGACGCTGAGCCTGCTGCCGGGCGTCGAGGTGCGCGCGACGGCGACGGGCCGCTCGGTGGCCACGGCCGCCGTCGTCCTCGCGGTGATGATCCTGCCGATCATCACCGCCGTGAGCCGCGAGGTCTTCAAGCAGACCCCGCGCCTGCACGAGGAGGCCGCGCTGGCGCTCGGTGCCACCGAGTGGGAGGTCATCCGCACCGCGGTGCTGCCCTTCGGCCGCTCCGGCGTCATCTCCGCCGCGATGCTCGGCCTCGGCCGCGCGCTCGGCGAGACGATGGCCGTGCTCATGATCCTGTCGCCCGGCATCCTCGTCTCGTTCCAGATCTTCGACGCCGGTCAGCAGCAGACGATCGCCGCGTTCATCGCGAGCCAGTTCCCCGAGGCCGCCGGCCTGCGGGTCAACGTGCTCATCGCGACCGGCCTCGCGCTGTTCGTCATCACGATGCTGGTCAACATGGCGGCGCGCTGGATCGTCTCGCGCCGCAAGGACTTCTCGGGAGCCAACTGA
- the pstS gene encoding phosphate ABC transporter substrate-binding protein PstS, giving the protein MKLSISRAGSAVVIGALALTLAACGSDNPTGDAATDAATDATSTPAVEISGTFKGAGSSAQQNAINAWTAAFQGEHPGVTINYDGSGSGAGREQFIAGGVAWAGSDSPMKPEELESAKAPAACGPDGAIDIPVYISPIALAFNVPGVKELNISSQNAAKIFTGAITNWNDPALAADNEGATLPDLAITPVHRSDKSGTTNNFTDWLNKTAGDVWTNPKNDEWPLQGGDAAEKTSGVIGVVTDTPGAITYADESGVGADLGVAAINVGDQWVKPNAEGAANVVATSPVGGDGRAENDLAVSIDRTASAEGDYPLLLVSYGIVCNTYSDEATGNFVKAWIGYIVSEEGQQVAAQAAGSAPLSGDIATKAIAAAAAIQVG; this is encoded by the coding sequence GTGAAGCTGAGCATCTCCCGCGCCGGATCCGCCGTGGTCATCGGCGCGCTCGCGCTGACCCTCGCCGCCTGCGGCTCGGACAACCCGACCGGCGACGCTGCTACGGACGCTGCGACCGACGCGACGTCGACCCCCGCCGTCGAGATCTCGGGCACCTTCAAGGGTGCCGGCTCGAGCGCCCAGCAGAACGCCATCAACGCCTGGACCGCCGCCTTCCAGGGCGAGCACCCCGGCGTCACGATCAACTACGACGGCTCCGGCTCCGGCGCGGGCCGCGAGCAGTTCATCGCGGGCGGCGTCGCCTGGGCGGGCTCCGACTCGCCCATGAAGCCCGAGGAGCTCGAGTCGGCCAAGGCCCCGGCCGCCTGCGGCCCCGACGGTGCGATCGACATCCCCGTCTACATCTCCCCGATCGCCCTCGCGTTCAACGTGCCCGGCGTCAAGGAGCTGAACATCTCCTCGCAGAACGCCGCGAAGATCTTCACGGGCGCGATCACCAACTGGAACGACCCGGCGCTGGCCGCCGACAACGAGGGCGCGACGCTGCCGGACCTGGCGATCACCCCCGTGCACCGCTCGGACAAGTCGGGCACCACGAACAACTTCACCGACTGGCTGAACAAGACGGCCGGTGACGTGTGGACGAACCCGAAGAACGACGAGTGGCCGCTGCAGGGCGGCGACGCCGCCGAGAAGACCTCCGGCGTCATCGGCGTCGTCACCGACACCCCCGGTGCCATCACCTACGCCGACGAGTCGGGCGTGGGCGCCGACCTGGGCGTCGCCGCGATCAACGTCGGCGACCAGTGGGTCAAGCCGAACGCCGAGGGCGCCGCGAACGTCGTCGCGACCTCGCCGGTGGGCGGCGACGGCCGCGCCGAGAACGACCTCGCCGTCTCGATCGACCGCACCGCGTCGGCCGAGGGCGACTACCCGCTCCTCCTCGTCTCCTACGGCATCGTCTGCAACACCTACAGCGACGAGGCCACGGGCAACTTCGTGAAGGCCTGGATCGGCTACATCGTGTCGGAGGAGGGTCAGCAGGTCGCCGCGCAGGCCGCCGGCTCCGCCCCGCTGTCCGGCGACATCGCCACGAAGGCCATCGCGGCCGCCGCCGCGATCCAGGTCGGCTGA
- the pstC gene encoding phosphate ABC transporter permease subunit PstC, whose amino-acid sequence MSTTDTLTATPAREAPRRRTRRGHQDTERGFSRVFRWISTTAGVVLLAALAAVAIFLLLRGWAALTAPSSRLVDEGVLPNGVTSLAAYVGPLIFGTLLVAALALVLATPVAVGIALFVSHYAPRRIAGAVGFVIDLLAAIPSVVFGLWGARTLSPVIAPLWEKIAGLLSLLPGVTVESTPTGRSLATTSLVLAIMILPIITAVSREVFKQTPRLHEEAALALGATRWEVVRTAVLPFGRSGVISAAMLGLGRALGETMAVLMILSPGLGFSLNIFGAGKHQTIAANIAAKFPESSGLAVNTLIATGLALFVITMAVNMVARWIVARRKEFSGAN is encoded by the coding sequence GTGAGCACCACCGACACCCTGACCGCCACGCCGGCGCGTGAGGCCCCGCGCCGTCGCACCCGCCGCGGCCACCAGGACACCGAGCGCGGCTTCTCGCGCGTCTTCCGCTGGATCTCGACGACGGCCGGCGTCGTCCTGCTCGCCGCGCTCGCCGCGGTCGCCATCTTCCTGCTGCTGCGCGGCTGGGCCGCGCTGACGGCCCCCAGCTCGCGCCTCGTCGACGAGGGGGTCCTCCCGAACGGGGTGACCAGCCTCGCGGCCTACGTGGGCCCGCTCATCTTCGGCACGCTGCTCGTGGCCGCGCTCGCGCTGGTCCTCGCCACGCCCGTCGCCGTCGGCATCGCCCTGTTCGTCTCGCACTACGCGCCGCGCCGCATCGCCGGCGCGGTCGGGTTCGTGATCGACCTGCTGGCCGCGATCCCCTCGGTCGTCTTCGGCCTGTGGGGCGCCCGCACGCTCTCGCCCGTCATCGCCCCGCTGTGGGAGAAGATCGCGGGGCTGCTCAGCCTGCTCCCCGGCGTGACCGTCGAGTCGACGCCCACGGGCCGCTCGCTCGCGACGACGTCGCTCGTGCTGGCGATCATGATCCTGCCGATCATCACCGCCGTGTCCCGCGAGGTGTTCAAGCAGACGCCGCGCCTGCACGAGGAGGCGGCGCTCGCGCTCGGCGCGACGCGCTGGGAGGTCGTCCGCACCGCGGTGCTGCCCTTCGGCCGCTCCGGCGTCATCTCCGCCGCGATGCTCGGCCTCGGCCGCGCGCTCGGCGAGACGATGGCCGTGCTCATGATCCTGTCGCCCGGGCTCGGCTTCTCGCTCAACATCTTCGGCGCCGGCAAGCACCAGACCATCGCCGCGAACATCGCCGCGAAGTTCCCCGAGTCGAGCGGCCTCGCGGTGAACACCCTCATCGCCACCGGTCTGGCGCTCTTCGTCATCACGATGGCGGTCAACATGGTCGCGCGCTGGATCGTGGCGCGCCGCAAGGAATTCTCGGGGGCCAACTGA
- the pstB gene encoding phosphate ABC transporter ATP-binding protein PstB has translation MSQRIDVKDLNIYYGDFLAVEGVSMAIEPRSVTAFIGPSGCGKSTFLRTLNRMHEVIPGAHVEGTVELEGVDLYGPGIDPVAVRRNIGMVFQRPNPFPTMSIRDNVLAGVKLNNKRISKSDADELVESSLRGANLWNEVKDRLEKPGSGLSGGQQQRLCIARAIAVKPQVLLMDEPCSALDPISTLAIEDLIQELKSEYTIVIVTHNMQQAARVSDKTAFFNIAGTGKPGKLIEMDDTSTIFSSPREKATEDYVSGRFG, from the coding sequence ATGTCCCAGCGCATCGACGTCAAGGACCTGAACATCTACTACGGCGACTTCCTCGCCGTCGAGGGTGTCTCCATGGCCATCGAACCCCGGTCGGTGACGGCCTTCATCGGCCCGTCCGGCTGCGGCAAGTCGACCTTCCTGCGGACGCTGAACCGCATGCACGAGGTCATCCCCGGCGCACACGTCGAGGGCACGGTCGAGCTCGAGGGCGTCGACCTGTACGGACCGGGGATCGACCCCGTGGCCGTGCGCCGCAACATCGGCATGGTGTTCCAGCGGCCGAACCCGTTCCCGACGATGTCGATCCGCGACAACGTGCTGGCGGGCGTGAAGCTGAACAACAAGAGGATCAGCAAGTCGGACGCCGACGAGCTCGTCGAGTCCTCCCTGCGCGGCGCGAACCTGTGGAACGAGGTCAAGGACCGCCTGGAGAAGCCGGGTTCGGGCCTGTCGGGTGGTCAGCAGCAGCGTCTGTGCATCGCGCGCGCCATCGCGGTCAAGCCGCAGGTGCTGCTGATGGACGAGCCGTGCTCGGCCCTGGACCCGATCTCGACGCTCGCGATCGAGGACCTGATCCAGGAGCTGAAGTCCGAGTACACGATCGTCATCGTCACGCACAACATGCAGCAGGCCGCCCGCGTCTCCGACAAGACGGCGTTCTTCAACATCGCTGGCACGGGCAAGCCGGGCAAGCTCATCGAGATGGACGACACCTCGACGATCTTCTCGTCCCCGCGCGAGAAGGCGACCGAGGACTACGTCTCGGGCCGCTTCGGGTGA
- a CDS encoding sensor histidine kinase — MDGFISGAPVFLAGLLGLVVGVVAAIAFKLSDREQHRIPARPDPELDDGLVRVLSVLRSAAVVLDADDDVLRASPPAYALGLVRSDALTHAAVRDLVAQVRRDGVIREQEVELPRGPIGSGTVLLQVRVAPLGVDRMLVLADDRTEARRVEAIRRDFVVNVSHELKTPVGAIALLAETVGDAADDPVAVRRFTERMQREAQRLSALVHEIIELSRLQASGALSDVRTVDVADVVTEAVDRARTTAAGKNIVITVGGGKDALVFGDHNLLVTAVRNLLDNAVSYSPPNTRVGVGVRERDGLVEIAVVDQGIGIAAGEQDRVFERFYRVDPARSRDTGGTGLGLSIVKHVAADHGGDVQMWSEPGRGSTFTLRIPAADVPAVHPGPTEPAGSAHTPQPTPAATTQATPKEVGA; from the coding sequence GTGGACGGTTTCATCTCCGGGGCGCCGGTGTTCCTCGCCGGTCTCCTGGGCCTGGTGGTCGGGGTCGTCGCCGCGATCGCCTTCAAGCTCTCGGACCGCGAGCAGCACCGCATCCCGGCGCGCCCGGACCCCGAGCTGGACGACGGCCTGGTGCGCGTGCTCTCGGTGCTGCGCTCGGCCGCCGTCGTGCTCGACGCCGACGACGACGTGCTGCGCGCGTCGCCACCGGCGTACGCCCTCGGCCTCGTGCGCAGCGACGCCCTGACCCACGCGGCCGTGCGCGACCTCGTCGCCCAGGTGCGCCGCGACGGCGTCATCCGCGAGCAGGAGGTCGAGCTGCCGCGCGGCCCCATCGGCTCGGGCACGGTGCTGCTCCAGGTGCGCGTCGCCCCGCTCGGCGTCGACCGCATGCTGGTGCTCGCCGACGACCGGACCGAGGCGCGCCGCGTCGAGGCGATCCGCCGCGACTTCGTCGTCAACGTCTCGCACGAGCTCAAGACGCCGGTCGGCGCCATCGCGCTGCTCGCCGAGACGGTGGGCGACGCCGCCGACGACCCGGTGGCCGTGCGCCGCTTCACGGAGCGCATGCAGCGCGAGGCGCAGCGCCTGTCGGCCCTGGTCCACGAGATCATCGAGCTCTCCCGCCTCCAGGCGTCGGGCGCGCTCTCGGACGTACGCACCGTCGACGTCGCCGACGTCGTCACCGAGGCCGTGGACCGGGCGCGCACGACGGCCGCGGGCAAGAACATCGTCATCACGGTCGGCGGCGGCAAGGACGCCCTGGTGTTCGGCGACCACAACCTGCTGGTCACGGCCGTGCGCAACCTGCTCGACAACGCCGTGTCGTACTCGCCGCCCAACACGCGCGTGGGCGTCGGCGTCCGCGAGCGCGACGGGCTGGTCGAGATCGCCGTCGTCGACCAGGGCATCGGCATCGCCGCGGGCGAGCAGGACCGCGTCTTCGAGCGGTTCTACCGCGTCGACCCGGCGCGCTCGCGCGACACGGGCGGCACCGGCCTGGGACTGTCGATCGTCAAGCACGTCGCCGCCGACCACGGGGGAGACGTGCAGATGTGGTCCGAGCCGGGCCGCGGCTCCACGTTCACGCTGCGCATCCCCGCGGCGGACGTCCCCGCGGTCCACCCGGGCCCGACCGAGCCGGCCGGCTCGGCGCACACCCCGCAACCGACCCCTGCGGCCACGACGCAGGCGACCCCCAAGGAGGTGGGTGCGTGA
- a CDS encoding response regulator transcription factor, translated as MTRILVVEDEESYRDPLTYQLEREGFDVVAAANGNEALDRFADGTAGIDIVLLDLMLPGLSGTEVCRRLRLVSDVPVIMLTAKDTEIDKVVGLELGADDYVTKPYSFRELLARVRAVLRRRAPVPVESSGRPLLDDDADDAVLDVGPVRMDVDRHTVMVDGAPVALPLKEFDLLELLLRNAGRVLTRGQLIDRVWGADYVGDTKTLDVHVKRLRAKIEPDPGNPRHLITVRGLGYKLVEGEA; from the coding sequence GTGACGCGCATCCTCGTGGTCGAGGACGAGGAGTCCTACCGCGACCCGCTGACCTACCAGCTCGAGCGCGAGGGCTTCGACGTCGTCGCCGCGGCGAACGGCAACGAGGCGCTCGACCGGTTCGCGGACGGCACCGCCGGCATCGACATCGTGCTGCTCGACCTCATGCTGCCGGGGCTCTCGGGCACGGAGGTGTGCCGCCGGCTGCGGCTCGTCAGCGACGTGCCGGTCATCATGCTGACGGCCAAGGACACCGAGATCGACAAGGTCGTGGGCCTCGAGCTCGGCGCGGACGACTACGTCACCAAGCCGTACTCGTTCCGCGAGCTGCTCGCGCGCGTGCGCGCCGTCCTGCGGCGCCGGGCGCCCGTCCCGGTCGAGTCGTCGGGCCGCCCGCTGCTCGACGACGACGCCGACGACGCGGTGCTCGACGTCGGCCCGGTGCGGATGGACGTCGACCGCCACACGGTGATGGTCGACGGCGCCCCCGTGGCGCTCCCGCTCAAGGAGTTCGACCTGCTCGAGCTGCTGCTGCGCAACGCGGGCCGGGTGCTCACGCGCGGGCAGCTCATCGACCGCGTCTGGGGCGCCGACTACGTGGGCGACACCAAGACGCTCGACGTCCACGTGAAGCGGCTGCGGGCGAAGATCGAGCCCGACCCCGGCAACCCGCGCCACCTCATCACGGTGCGCGGGCTGGGGTACAAGCTCGTCGAGGGCGAGGCCTGA
- the pstA gene encoding phosphate ABC transporter permease PstA, producing MSTLTAPTSPSDEVRALLSSGDASRRRVNRAMKILVHAAFVAAMVPLLWLLYTVVVRGVVRLSPYFLTVSMRGVFGGIDAGGVYHAIVGTVIITLIATVISVPIGLFTAIYLVEYGKGPLARVLTFFVDVMTGIPSIVAGLFSFTLFSLFFGPGVRLGIAAGVAVSVLMIPVVVRSCEEMLRLVPNELREAALALGVPRWLVIVKVVLRTSIAGITTGVLLAIARVIGETAPILITAGFADSINFNPFEGRMMTLPVFIYTQYRVGLVPCNPSDLACVPDINFLRAWAAALTLIVIVMALNLLGRLVTRFFAPKLR from the coding sequence ATGAGCACCCTGACCGCTCCCACCAGCCCGTCGGACGAGGTCCGCGCGCTGCTCAGCTCGGGCGACGCGTCCCGCAGGCGCGTCAACCGCGCCATGAAGATCCTCGTCCACGCGGCCTTCGTCGCCGCGATGGTCCCGCTGCTGTGGCTCCTGTACACCGTGGTGGTCCGCGGGGTCGTGCGGCTCTCGCCGTACTTCCTGACGGTCTCGATGCGCGGCGTCTTCGGCGGTATCGACGCCGGCGGCGTCTACCACGCCATCGTCGGCACGGTGATCATCACGCTCATCGCCACGGTCATCTCCGTGCCGATCGGCCTGTTCACCGCGATCTACCTCGTGGAGTACGGCAAGGGCCCGCTCGCGCGCGTGCTGACCTTCTTCGTCGACGTCATGACGGGCATCCCGTCGATCGTCGCCGGCCTGTTCAGCTTCACGCTGTTCTCGCTCTTCTTCGGGCCGGGCGTCCGCCTGGGCATCGCCGCGGGCGTGGCAGTCTCGGTGCTGATGATCCCCGTCGTCGTGCGCTCGTGCGAGGAGATGCTGCGGCTCGTGCCCAACGAGCTGCGCGAGGCTGCGCTCGCCCTCGGCGTGCCGCGCTGGCTCGTGATCGTCAAGGTCGTGCTCCGGACGTCGATCGCGGGCATCACGACGGGCGTGCTGCTCGCCATCGCGCGCGTCATCGGCGAGACGGCGCCCATCCTCATCACGGCCGGGTTCGCCGACTCGATCAACTTCAACCCGTTCGAGGGTCGCATGATGACCTTGCCGGTGTTCATCTACACGCAGTACCGCGTCGGCCTGGTGCCCTGCAACCCCTCGGACCTCGCGTGCGTGCCGGACATCAACTTCCTGCGCGCCTGGGCCGCGGCCCTGACGCTCATCGTCATCGTCATGGCGCTGAACCTGCTGGGTCGCCTCGTGACCCGGTTCTTCGCCCCGAAGCTGCGCTGA
- a CDS encoding phosphoglyceromutase, whose translation MTYTLVLLRHGESEWNAKNLFTGWVDVPLSEKGRAEATRGGELLKEKGVTPDVVHTSLLRRAMNTANLALDAADLLWIPVKRSWRLNERHYGALQGMDKKKAREEFGDVKFAEYRRSYDVPPPAIELGSEWSQDADPRYAGEPIPRAEALAQVLDRALPYFEGEIVPDLKAGKTVLVAAHGNSLRAIVKYLDDLTPDEIAAVNLPTGIPLVYELDEFLKPIVKGGEYLDPEAAAAGAAAVANQGK comes from the coding sequence ATGACCTACACCCTCGTGCTGCTCCGCCACGGCGAGAGCGAGTGGAACGCCAAGAACCTCTTCACCGGCTGGGTCGACGTCCCGCTGTCGGAGAAGGGCCGCGCCGAGGCCACCCGCGGTGGCGAGCTCCTCAAGGAGAAGGGCGTCACGCCCGACGTCGTCCACACGTCGCTGCTGCGTCGCGCGATGAACACCGCGAACCTCGCGCTCGACGCCGCCGACCTGCTGTGGATCCCCGTGAAGCGCTCGTGGCGCCTCAACGAGCGCCACTACGGTGCGCTCCAGGGCATGGACAAGAAGAAGGCCCGCGAGGAGTTCGGCGACGTGAAGTTCGCCGAGTACCGCCGCTCGTACGACGTGCCGCCGCCCGCGATCGAGCTCGGCTCCGAGTGGTCGCAGGACGCCGACCCGCGCTACGCCGGTGAGCCGATCCCGCGCGCCGAGGCCCTCGCCCAGGTGCTGGACCGCGCCCTGCCGTACTTCGAGGGCGAGATCGTCCCCGACCTCAAGGCCGGCAAGACCGTCCTCGTCGCCGCGCACGGCAACTCGCTGCGCGCCATCGTCAAGTACCTCGACGACCTGACGCCGGACGAGATCGCCGCCGTCAACCTCCCGACCGGCATCCCGCTGGTCTACGAGCTCGACGAGTTCCTCAAGCCGATCGTCAAGGGCGGCGAGTACCTGGACCCGGAGGCGGCTGCCGCCGGTGCCGCCGCGGTGGCGAACCAGGGCAAGTAA